A window from Drosophila yakuba strain Tai18E2 chromosome 3L, Prin_Dyak_Tai18E2_2.1, whole genome shotgun sequence encodes these proteins:
- the LOC6539350 gene encoding proline-rich extensin-like protein EPR1, with translation MSGYSTASLATFALCSILCLNGIKGSQLRFPGPAASMFLQRQEQAPYPPAGLVPDPPFDLPTEEEVVFLQPEETYGPPAETYGPPTVVETPAETYGPPDQVYGPPDQTYGPPDQPANDVSSNPLPQSAAIINLASLPLPPQAQYVLPLLNRLAAFRPQRRPAKLTAHAPPNSAKIVNAIRPTPVFPSTPQALPFVDRRIPFRPRPSRLIINAPLRRPSRQ, from the coding sequence ATGTCCGGTTATTCAACTGCTTCTCTGGCCACCTTTGCGCTTTGTTCCATTCTTTGCCTGAATGGAATTAAAGGCAGTCAACTGAGGTTTCCAGGACCCGCGGCGAGTATGTTCCTGCAAAGACAGGAACAAGCTCCATATCCACCAGCAGGCCTGGTCCCCGATCCGCCATTCGACCTGCCAACGGAGGAGGAGGTTGTATTTCTTCAACCAGAGGAGACATATGGTCCTCCAGCTGAAACATACGGGCCGCCAACAGTAGTGGAAACTCCAGCTGAGACCTACGGCCCACCGGATCAAGTTTATGGACCGCCCGATCAGACCTACGGACCTCCAGACCAGCCAGCCAACGATGTCAGCTCCAACCCCTTACCACAAAGCGCAGCTATAATTAATTTGGCCAGTTTGCCGCTGCCACCCCAAGCTCAGTATGTTCTTCCGCTATTGAACCGCCTGGCTGCCTTCCGCCCGCAGCGTCGGCCTGCTAAGCTTACGGCCCATGCTCCACCCAATTCGGCCAAGATTGTGAATGCTATTAGGCCCACTCCAGTGTTCCCATCGACTCCACAGGCATTGCCCTTCGTAGATCGCCGCATTCCTTTCCGCCCACGGCCTTCACGACTGATTATAAATGCGCCTTTGAGACGCCCATCCAGGCAATAG
- the LOC6539348 gene encoding DNA-directed RNA polymerases I, II, and III subunit RPABC3, giving the protein MAGVLFEDIFNVKDMDPEGKKFDRVSRLHCESESFKMDLILDINSWLYPMELGDKFRLVLATTLREDGCPDSGEYNPMEHEGTRADSFEYVMYGKIYRIEGDEAHNEASRLSAYVSFGGLLMRLQGDANNLHGFEVDQHMYLLMKRLAF; this is encoded by the coding sequence ATGGCTGGAGTACTCTTTGAGGACATCTTTAACGTGAAGGACATGGATCCGGAGGGCAAGAAGTTCGACCGTGTGTCCCGCCTGCACTGCGAGTCCGAGTCTTTTAAGATGGACCTGATCCTGGACATCAACTCGTGGCTGTACCCCATGGAGCTGGGTGACAAGTTCCGCCTGGTACTGGCCACCACGCTGCGCGAAGATGGTTGCCCGGACAGCGGAGAGTACAATCCAATGGAGCACGAGGGCACGCGGGCGGACAGCTTTGAGTACGTGATGTACGGCAAAATCTACAGGATCGAGGGTGACGAGGCACACAACGAGGCCTCCCGACTCTCCGCTTACGTGTCCTTCGGGGGCCTGCTGATGCGGCTGCAGGGTGACGCCAACAATCTTCACGGCTTCGAGGTGGACCAGCACATGTACCTACTAATGAAGCGGCTGGCCTTCTAA
- the LOC6534591 gene encoding zinc finger protein OZF isoform X1 has protein sequence MVRSRRSVSKEDAVSLLTDSGISLSSPPAARESSPGHILSIKRRKSSLASLRDACVEEEEDDGGEQDSRDDDYVQPQLKKSARKVEPVKRKHHVCSQCSKEFGGKTDLQRHMLIHSDERPHKCKDCGKSYRQAVNLKNHITTAHEHRKQFVCSQCPKSFALKERLRLHMRLHSGEKPYPCALCDKKFARGGQLQQHMVSHHKTSIQQFNCTKCSASFSTNANLRVHMERHEQGMEHRCSICESQFANELALRAHINQEHHKLTQFECEICHKMIEPDEDLATHMQRHAAVKTHVCEVCNTYFTQKSQYNVHMRMHTGERPYQCRICHQTFAHSSVLKLHIRKHTGEKPFRCQLCEDEVAFSQLAHLKNHMKKIHKQQKPYMCEGCNEFFKIKVELQSHVEQCDKCPVGGDQSSGSQSEDAQILSVLRFNMAVVLKKISSAQKLRQLGYEKRLIDNVIIASLKLAQRQSHDDATMAPLARLRLNVEEFLKWIVPAPTMQKFSDELLSIDTILEKIATMYMKQK, from the exons atggtACGCAGCCGTCGTAGTGTGTCCAAGGAGGACGCCGTCTCTCTGCTCACAGACAGCGGCATATCGTTGTCCTCGCCGCCGGCGGCGAGGGAATCCTCACCAGGCCACATACTTTCGATCAAGAGGAGGAAGAGCAGCTTGGCAAGTCTGCGGGACGCATGTgtggaggaggaagaggacgACGGCGGAGAGCAGGACTCAAGGGATGACGACTACGTGCAGCCGCAGCTGAAGAAGTCTGCCCGAAAGGTCGAACCGGTGAAACGCAAGCACCATGTCTGCAGCCAATGCTCCAAGGAGTTCGGCGGCAAGACGGATCTGCAGCGCCATATGCTTATCCACTCGGACGAGCGACCGCACAAGTGCAAGGATTGTGGCAAGAGCTACCGCCAGGCGGTCAATCTGAAGAACCATATTACCACCGCCCACGAGCATCGGAAGCAGTTCGTCTGTTCCCAGTGCCCAAAATCATTCGCACTAAAGGAGCGCCTGCGCCTCCACATGCGCCTCCACTCTGGCGAGAAGCCCTATCCCTGCGCCCTCTGTGACAAAAAATTCGCCCGAGGAGGTCAG CTTCAACAGCACATGGTTTCTCACCACAAGACGAGTATCCAGCAGTTCAACTGCACAAAGTGTTCGGCCAGCTTCTCAACCAACGCCAATTTGCGGGTGCACATGGAGCGACACGAACAGGGCATGGAACACCGGTGCAGCATCTGTGAAAGCCAATTCGCCAATGAGCTGGCCCTGAGGGCCCACATAAACCAGGAGCACCACAAGCTGACGCAATTTGAGTGCGAGATATGCCACAAAATGATCGAGCCGGACGAGGATCTGGCCACTCACATGCAGAGACACGCCGCTGTTAAGACACACGTGTGCGAGGTGTGCAACACATATTTCACCCAGAAGAGCCAGTACAATGTCCACATGCGGATGCATACAGGAGAGCGCCCATACCAATGTAGG ATCTGCCACCAGACCTTTGCCCATTCAAGCGTACTAAAACTGCACATCCGGAAGCACACGGGAGAAAAACCCTTTCGCTGCCAGCTGTGCGAGGACGAAGTAGCTTTCTCTCAGCTGGCACACCTTAAGAACCATATGAAGAAGATACACAAACAGCAAAAGCCCTACATGTGCGAAGGCTGCAACGAGTTCTTTAAGATCAAGGTGGAGCTGCAGTCGCATGTTGAGCAGTGCGATAAGTGTCCTGTTGGCGGAGACCAATCCAGTGGCAGTCAGTCTGAAGATGCGCAAATCCTCTCTGTGTTAAGATTCAACATGGCAGTGGTACTGAAAAAAATTAGCTCCGCTCAGAAGCTACGCCAATTGGGTTACGAGAAGCGTCTGATCGATAACGTTATCATTGCATCCTTAAAGCTGGCTCAGCGACAATCCCATGATGACGCCACGATGGCACCATTGGCCAGACTCCGTCTAAATGTGGAGGAATTTCTAAAGTGGATTGTGCCAGCCCCCACAATGCAGAAATTCAGCGACGAATTGTTATCTATCGACACAATTCTTGAGAAAATTGCTACCATGTATATGAAGCAGAAGTAG
- the LOC6534591 gene encoding gastrula zinc finger protein XlCGF8.2DB isoform X2 produces the protein MVRSRRSVSKEDAVSLLTDSGISLSSPPAARESSPGHILSIKRRKSSLASLRDACVEEEEDDGGEQDSRDDDYVQPQLKKSARKVEPVKRKHHVCSQCSKEFGGKTDLQRHMLIHSDERPHKCKDCGKSYRQAVNLKNHITTAHEHRKQFVCSQCPKSFALKERLRLHMRLHSGEKPYPCALCDKKFARGGQLQQHMVSHHKTSIQQFNCTKCSASFSTNANLRVHMERHEQGMEHRCSICESQFANELALRAHINQEHHKLTQFECEICHKMIEPDEDLATHMQRHAAVKTHVCEVCNTYFTQKSQYNVHMRMHTGERPYQYLPPDLCPFKRTKTAHPEAHGRKTLSLPAVRGRSSFLSAGTP, from the exons atggtACGCAGCCGTCGTAGTGTGTCCAAGGAGGACGCCGTCTCTCTGCTCACAGACAGCGGCATATCGTTGTCCTCGCCGCCGGCGGCGAGGGAATCCTCACCAGGCCACATACTTTCGATCAAGAGGAGGAAGAGCAGCTTGGCAAGTCTGCGGGACGCATGTgtggaggaggaagaggacgACGGCGGAGAGCAGGACTCAAGGGATGACGACTACGTGCAGCCGCAGCTGAAGAAGTCTGCCCGAAAGGTCGAACCGGTGAAACGCAAGCACCATGTCTGCAGCCAATGCTCCAAGGAGTTCGGCGGCAAGACGGATCTGCAGCGCCATATGCTTATCCACTCGGACGAGCGACCGCACAAGTGCAAGGATTGTGGCAAGAGCTACCGCCAGGCGGTCAATCTGAAGAACCATATTACCACCGCCCACGAGCATCGGAAGCAGTTCGTCTGTTCCCAGTGCCCAAAATCATTCGCACTAAAGGAGCGCCTGCGCCTCCACATGCGCCTCCACTCTGGCGAGAAGCCCTATCCCTGCGCCCTCTGTGACAAAAAATTCGCCCGAGGAGGTCAG CTTCAACAGCACATGGTTTCTCACCACAAGACGAGTATCCAGCAGTTCAACTGCACAAAGTGTTCGGCCAGCTTCTCAACCAACGCCAATTTGCGGGTGCACATGGAGCGACACGAACAGGGCATGGAACACCGGTGCAGCATCTGTGAAAGCCAATTCGCCAATGAGCTGGCCCTGAGGGCCCACATAAACCAGGAGCACCACAAGCTGACGCAATTTGAGTGCGAGATATGCCACAAAATGATCGAGCCGGACGAGGATCTGGCCACTCACATGCAGAGACACGCCGCTGTTAAGACACACGTGTGCGAGGTGTGCAACACATATTTCACCCAGAAGAGCCAGTACAATGTCCACATGCGGATGCATACAGGAGAGCGCCCATACCAAT ATCTGCCACCAGACCTTTGCCCATTCAAGCGTACTAAAACTGCACATCCGGAAGCACACGGGAGAAAAACCCTTTCGCTGCCAGCTGTGCGAGGACGAAGTAGCTTTCTCTCAGCTGGCACACCTTAA